Genomic window (Pseudomonadota bacterium):
CCACTCAGCAACCTCGCCAGGTTGACAACGGGGGCGTCTATACGAGGAAGGATAAACGCCCTCCTCAGAGTATCCCACGCTCCCTGAGGCCCGCCGACCGCCCTTCCGCCGAGCCGGTACGGCGTCGTCTACGCCTGCGGCCCACACGCACAAACTGAATTTCCAGCACGCTTACCAGCAGCGCGGTGAGCTGCTCCGGATCAAGGGCACTGTGGAACTGCAGCTCCACCCCCTGAGCGAGCTTCACCGTCAGCGCGGCGCTAGCCGCAGGGGCCGCGTGCGAAGGCGAGGTGACTGCGACGAAGTTTGCTTCGGCCCCTACGCTTGCAACCTGGCGAGCGCTTGAGCAGGCCACGCTTGGCGAGGACGCGCTTCCAGTCGTAGAGGTGGCGGACGTTGAGTTCCTTGGCCTCCGCGTAAGCGGCTAGTGTAGCGCCTTGCGCTTCGGCACTCTGCAGGTGCTGTAGCCAGTAGCGTTCTCGTTTATCAGTGGTGGTCGGACTGGCTTGCTTGCGTCTTGGCATCTCGGCGGCTCCGGGCGATGGGTGTGCCAGGAGGCTGAAGCCGTTAAGCTAGAAGGGGAAGTACGCCGGAGATGTGGTGCCTGACGCCTGTGACCGAGGGCGGCGGCGATCCGACGGACACGGATCTCGACGGCATTCCTGACGATCAGGACAACTGCATCGAGCGCCGTAACGCCAACCAGCGTGACACGGACGGTGGCGGCATCGGCAACATCTGCGACGGAGACTTCGATCAGAGCTGCTTCGTCAACGGCGCCGACTTCACCATCTTCCGCGACAACTTCGGCACCGCAAACCCAGACACGGATCTGAACGGCGACGGCACCACCAACGGTGTCGACTTCCGGATCTTCCGTGGCCTGGTTGGCGCGGCGCCGGGGCCGAGCGGTGTGCCTAACGCCTGTGACTAGGTGCGCGAACGCGCCTACGGTCCGCTCCTAGCCTGCTAGGTGGCGGCACCAGAGAGGCCCGCAAGTGTTCTTGCGGGCCTCTTTTTTTTGCTGCGTGCATTGGCGGAGACGCCGGACGCAAGGATCGCATATGATCACCACCAGAAACAGCAGCACTACTGGTGGCGCGTCCCCCTGCCCACCGCCCCACCCGCACCGTTCAAGGCCCGGAGGTCAGACTGGAGACTACGGTGCGGAGCACTAACTAACGTCCTGCCATCAGGCAGGCCCTACTGTAGTGATGACGGGACCCAGCGCCCTTGTTCAAAATGGAGTACGCCGATAGCGACAATCGATACGGTGACCGCGAAGGCGGCTCGCAACCACACTCGGCTGTCGATACGATCTCACGTCTTAGGTCAACGAACAGCTAGGGCTGTAATGCAAAACGATCAACTAACCTACAGCGACACGTTACGCGCCCAACGCCCGCGCGGTCGGTTACCGTACATGGCAGTTCTCCTGGTCCTTGTTGCCAGCGTTTTCGCAACCGCCCCCGGGATGAGTCGAGAGGGCAGCACGTTGCATGAGATCTGCCCCGATCCGACCCGTAGTCAGCACGCTAGTAGCGCCTACCGTTTCGGATACGAGTCATGGGCCTGGCAGGAAAGCTACCAATCGGGGTTTTCCGTTTGCAGCTGTGTTCGAAACAACGGCCAACGCCCCCTACATGTGAATTGGGAACGGATCACCTTCGGCTGGATTCCTCCGGGCGATTTGCTGGGTCGCCTCAGTTACTACAAGACCGGAGGGCACACGACGGAGAAAGTGCCACTATTTTTCGGTCATGGCCCCGAGCGCATCGTGGTACCAACAGTGTTCAGCGACGCTGAACGTGTGGCCAGCCTAGATTATGGATCAACTCGATCAGGGTACCGCACCGCCGCTGGCAGCATGCCTGCCAGACAAGGCGACCCCGATCGATTGGTCACAGTTGGCAGGGTCTGGATCCCCGACCAGAGATTCCTCGCAAACTTCGATGGAGAGACCCTCGAGGAACTAATTGCAAGCGTGGACAGGCCGGAGAGCCTGATCCCTGTCGACTTCCGGTTCGAGTCGGAACTCACCCCAACTCCATCCGGTTCGGTCGTAGTGAAGCAGTGGTGTAGCTATCAATTTGGAGGAGCGAAGAAAGACACCTTGGGAGAGGTGCAACTGACCGCACCCTATAGCAGAAGCGCCGGGAGCGCGCTGCGCGTTTACAGCCAAGCAGAAAATCTTGCCGATCACGAAGATGTACGCGTGCGACGGGTCGCGGAGATGATCGTGGCGGCACCCGAACCCACCGCTGGCAAGTACCTCCATCGTCACC
Coding sequences:
- a CDS encoding thrombospondin type 3 repeat-containing protein, translating into MWCLTPVTEGGGDPTDTDLDGIPDDQDNCIERRNANQRDTDGGGIGNICDGDFDQSCFVNGADFTIFRDNFGTANPDTDLNGDGTTNGVDFRIFRGLVGAAPGPSGVPNACD